Sequence from the Cydia strobilella chromosome 14, ilCydStro3.1, whole genome shotgun sequence genome:
ctattacctattacgttgtatgtatgtatgttaaaaaacattgtttttgtaatttaaaaataattttaatcgattaagaactagcaaaacggcctatcgtattttcatttacggaaaaacttactattaagtttattgtaggtttagttaagtagtaattagtgttaaatagtttaattgtagttatgtctgtaaattttcCATGGttgatccttgcctgttaataaacgttttattattttattattatttgtatctccttctgcatttcagtaattatttcattgggtcaacttggtgtattatgtcttctaaatgggtaaacaaaaaattatgaataaaatatatatgattcttcatttattgttcaacaattataaaattaaacttatttcctgatatttatagttttaccgtaataaaaataataaaacaggccattttgcggctaactttggttatttttactaaacggctaaatcaattaaaattatttttaaactaacaataatgttttaatagctgacggtatttccaccgcgatacaaccggccgacgatttgttttattaacaatatcatctaaactaccatctgacaaagttaAGACGAGATaaaaccggctgaccatttttttaattcacaatagcatctaaactatcatctgacacagtatcaagcgggaggcgataacaattttttttgcgtgtttcggtggctgccatttctcaacccatcaacggagcggcagctgacgtccacaggggttcatcatacatagccgttaaccactaaaaaaataaatgactgcaaagcgctgatttggttgtggcgcgcttgtaataaaaaccggccaagtgcgagtcggagtcgcgttacAAGGGTGTTCCGTAtattactcaaattaaacaatttattttttatgtgaaacgtgcgtgaaatgtctttaacaaacccgtaggggttggatcaaaaactaaataattaagtccgactcacgcttgactgctcatttctaataagttttcctgtgatctataggtaaagatctattttgtgtatttttttcaaaattttatacccagtagtttcggagataaaggggtggaatgctcattttttgcctattttcgtgaataacttctaaacaatttaaaaatgcttgttgctaggcctatttgaataaagaatatattgaattgaattgaattgactgtttatcttaaaattataaaaaatatacatttgagattctcacaatgagctctttcatttgatatgtaacacggtagtttaaaattttttttttattaattttctcttttaccccccaaaagtggcccccgtgtttaaaattaatttgtttacgttacatgtccgtctttgggtcacaaacttacatatatacaccaaatttcaacttaattggttcagtcgtttccgagaaaataggctgtgacagacggacagacagacagacgcacgagtgatcctataagggttccgtttttttccttttgaggtacggaaccctaataatgatgatattcccacgtaatgattgagaaaacttcgaacttcgaaaaataacacatttgtagtagtttatgaagctagtaggtactttaattttataagttaactattaatggcattatttatatttatttattacggataaaaaaaaactgtataaaataaacgcactgtacgcctcaatttagtacataccaagctttagctataaatcttaatccgtcgatttgacttaggtatttatttgtaagaaacagataaaacacaaattaactaattgaggcttgtaaagtataatgcataagaggatatatttttattataatttacgacctccactacacgcatgatctactcatactcaaacaacaaaatatctgcaaaagatacacaaatacgaggtatagcgccaattgccgcgcgcctctgggctgtaggttattctttgaacctcgttccgccgcagtcgccgcaccgagacgaaattcacgtacgatcgcagtgagcggggtgcgggtacagagacgctgagacgctcaaggccaaatcagcgagaatcgtcttaaagggctggcatccaggacattaaaaaaacaaaaatttgacacatttctagggattgacagggcgaGGACAGGGCAaactatgctggcgccatctgctaattatttcgactggccaaccccatttggtttggtttgaccaactgtaTAAACTTTTCCCATCGGTTACAATGGTAGGTATGTGAATTTATCGGCTTCGTAAGCAATAACGGTCTAATTATTTCTTTTAGGAAACGGTAAATCTAAAAACTGATATTTCTGATTGTGGCGAGGCACCTATAATAGTTGAATTACGCGAGATTAGTTATTCAAATTACAGGTCGATATTTTCACGAGCTTACCCTATAAAAGTCGACTTCAGTTTGAAGCACATTATAGGCTGTGTTTTCCATAATGCAATCATCGGGatcacaatttaaaatgtatttaagttacttaaacaaagaaaaataacaaataaattatgacTCGTACCTATGCTCACATTGCTTTGTTTACATTTCGCGCTATGTAACGTCATAATTGCGTTGCTAAGCAACTACGTACCTGTTTGGCGTTAATAGAAAATCGGTGCTGTTATATATTTCAATTTTACtatcatattaaaatataatatagttaaaTTGAGTTAATTATGCTgctacttaaaaaatattgatatataTTGGGAAATCTTATTTATTCTGATCTGAGTAATTTTTGTCCTTGAAGCTTTTGTTTGTATGTGCCTCCATAAACACTgacagctgtcaaatttttgacaaaCCGCTCAAGCGCTCAATAGCAGAAGATACCAAAATACAAAATGTTATTGTTGTGCGAAATATTGAAAATTAACAAATAACGCATAAAATGTAAACAACTTTTCtaacttttaagtttatttaaaatgacCAGGTAAATTTCTTGTCCTTTGTTGTACATTTGTGCTACAACATTGTTGATATTTTCTCGAAATAGCGTACAATAAAACATTGCGCATTATACTCATTTTATTTCAGCTTATACTTCGACATAAATGAAAATCAGTGGCCACTCATTTACGACGAAAAGTACAATGTGTCCGTGTGCGGTCTAGAGAAATTTCACGTTTTTGACGCCAAGAAATGGCGTAATATTATTCAAGTAAGTCGCATGTTTTACTAGTTTCTTGTAACTTTTAAAATGTGTGAAAATATCTACCAATTCTCGGTTGGACTAAAGACGACTCAATTGCACATTCATTCAATTCATCAGCAACCACATaagagggcctaccgtgaaatttcgatttttaattttcgcggtagaccctcagaatCTGTTGGGCCCGACACTTGCAGCTTCGAGGCTAGGTTAGAAGACTAATTTCTAAGCTctattttctattctattcgatTTCCGTCTTAGTATTcgattaattaacaatattaacgtGTAAAGGAATAtccaatattttgaaaattaaaagtgTAGTTGGAATTTTTTTGAACACATCCTAATGTTATTTAAGAGCTCCTATTCcacatataaataaacaatttatataaaacattgaTTTCCCCTAAATTCTAAATTGGTAAGGAAATGTCTTAATTATAAGTATgatcaaaaaaaaatctaatccaTCCACTTTTTTTGAAAAACTGTGAAGTGTTACCTCTTTTGCTTGATTTCAGGTCAACCCTACTTGCCAAATGTTTTGCTTTTACTTTCTAAGAGTTATCCTGACGAATAACACCCACTCTGGCAAAAGTAAAGACTGTACCTGTAGCCCCTTTGACCACCACAGCCAGCCATAACTGGCAAATGTTACAATATGTGTAAAATAAACCTCAAACAGAATAAAGTTTACTTTTGTGTATCCTATAAATAACAGCTATAACAGCACCTGTACAGTCCATTTACCACATAGTCCGCAAGtgcccaaaaaggaagtacacaggAGATCCTATGGACTTACTTAAGCTAAGCGACAACGCAGCCCATTGGGTGAAGAacctaactattaatttgtaaatttgtaaagcgACCACGAATTGtaatatgccatacgactaaaaaaataaataaacagctaTTTATAGGATACACAAAAGTAAACTTCAGTCAAAAGGTtaatgaataatattattatttttcagtatCTAAAAGATGCAGAATTCATTACTGATGAGTGCTTGGTGAAACCTAACGAAGCCCAGAAAAGAGATTTGAGACGAGTTCATACAAAACGATACTTAAATTCATTAAAAGTAAGTACTTGCACATAACTTTTCTGCGCAGTAGACTTAGCATAAGAGTGCCACTATATTATCTTGCCCACGATAGATACCCGACTTTTTCTAACATACAATAGAAAAGTCCAGGTAGTGTGCGAGACACTGTCACAGCGCTCTCGTGCTAAGCCTACTGAACACCATTCCTGTTTTATAAGGTGGGCGAATTCTTTATAGGAACAAACTTTATAGGAAAGGGTACTATAAAGTTAAGGGTATGATgacaaatattgtaattttttgctCATACTCATgcgtattaattaatttaatattggaCCCAGGTATGGTTcgtccttatttatttatttaaacttgtgACGAGCACTGGCTGATGCGCGCAATCTCGTCTTATGTGTCAATGATCTGTTACTTCAATGAATGATTCCGAATATTCTGcctaaacgttttttttttttttaacgtttacTATCCAAATACTGTTAGCTCAATTATCGTGAGTGAAGTTGTTCGTTTTCTAATTACCTACCAATTGTAGTTCCTACAAATACTGTAAGAAGTAAAATAAAGCTGTTGAGTTAGATGAAGAATTGTATTGTCGCTCATCCGAAGACTATTGGTAGTTCATCACTTCCACAAACTATTgcacaaataaagaaaaatgtacaaatggtgCACTTATATAATGTCTTTAAACTACTCTCAACCAAAAGAGAGCTAGGGCAAAGCAAAATGTCATGCTCCTCGAATCTGGAGCAGCCCAGCATGCTTGTTCGCCACggttgtggtataaaaaaactatagatAAAAAGCTAATTTATATTTCAGTGGAGCATGAGGGTGGCCATTATAGCAGAGGTGCCCATGGTTGCGTTGTTGCCGAATATATGTGTCCAGTATGCGTATTTAAGGCCTAtgaggtatgtatgtatttttaacttttatattagggtgaatcaactttttcttgtcactcgttgccatggttacgttttCCTGGGTCACACTTAAAACCCcgattttatggtatttaaaataaccaaacatgcatttttgtggtagatatATAAGGCCTTTCCACTGAGCTACAACTAATAAGCATGTTTGTGGATCGTTATACAACATTCCatctaacaaactgtgctaatgttgtcccctggctgacgggacacaataacaacaagaaatagttgattcacccattTACCTCTCCAGCTCAGATTGGCtcttcttttatttgatatttctaGACTGGtttctataatgtcaatatccagtgAGGAAAATAGGGAATACCCTTGTGTGGAGAAACCGTCGTCCATTTTCCtctaaggggtcatccattaattacgtcacacgagtTTCTAGgtttttgaccccctcccccctccttgtcacacttggtcacatttggcgtTTATTTGGCAAGCCCCTTCCCCCctgttgtgacgtcacatttttggcaattttgttttcaaaaaaatcggCAAATCTAACtagatattattaatattttatcaaaatcattttgataaaacaaattttagtaattttataacccgaaactgattaggaaagaatATTTAAACCAATAAAAACGAGTTATTATTTATctagttattatttaactagttgttatttaactgtacagcggataaaaaaaattaaataaattgtcgGGTACtgatgaagttaaagtgacgtcacaaagtttgtgacacCTCTCctccttgtcacaacatgtcacattttcttgaccccctctcTCCCCCTatacgtgtgatgtaattaatggatgacccctaagtcATATAAGATGTCCGTTACTCATTTGGCCTAGTCtcctataagtacctatttctcTCAGGACTTctttatttgtgactttttctAACAAGTAAATAactgaaatagaaaaaaaatagttatttacgatacaagtgcggaaaagaggaaattcgaaacgagtggcgataaattaaaacacgaccgcagggagtgttttaaatcgacacgagttgcgaattacctattcgcacgtgtatcgtacaacgttttacagtacatatggccctttaaactttcgacatatgcatcacgaaaagtgctatttgacgcactagtgcgagaaagtagcaccatatgtactgtaatagtacattatgatacaagtgtgctaagttggtcattacacacgaggggatattgtgcaataagaaagccgatgtgtgtaatgaccaatgcacacgcgtttcatacgacgtttttcaacacacttgcgagaaaaaaaagaaactttcatattaatcaaattttaatagttaaaacagttagtattgtgtgcttcatctgtcatactcgtactgccggccggccctcgctcgccccggccgcgggcggcgcggcgggcgggccggccgggccgcgcactgcgcaggcggtcgggcgcgcccgtgcccgccagtccgaccaattaaagaaggctccctttccatgcatattattagcaatcagttagcttcttaactcagtcggataatataatgaaaaagcacgagtggcataatacactgaaagagcacgcgtgtttaatatctaggattatgagccaaaaatcagtggaataaaaacgtcgttttgagcaagtgttgAAAAAGTTATTAAGATTATTCAAGatgtgttaaaacattttgTCGGGAGAGATCTAAACAATGAAGGTAACTTATTGGCTGTTAAATACACACGTAGTGGATAATTCACAATATAACGGTAATAAGTTCGCGCGGATGCATCTTTGTCAATTGTAAGCGTCACAATTCGTTCAtggatataaataaatgtgcaaAACCAGCTCAGTCGCCGCTATGGCTCCGATAGCCACGTACGTGTTCCTCGACTTGGGAACTACCGATTTAGATACAGACTCAAATGAAATAACGGAGTTAAGTATGGTAGCAGTGGATCGTCAGCAGTTCCTTGATAGTATTTCGCAAGAAATCCCCGAAATTCCTAAATTTGTAAACAAGCTTACGCGCTGTTTTAAGCCAGAAACACAGAAGATAAGTTatcgcgcgcgcgccgccggtAGAGGCGGTTTCACGGAGAAAATGTTACAAGGTGAATTACCCTTTAACGAGTCTTGTTTCCATTTGATCGATAAATTTCTCTACTCTCTGGCAAGACCTGTCTGTATAATTGCACACTATGGCTTCCAGTTTGACTATATTacattaaagaggtatttcacGAAACTTCAGGTGCAGTTTTCTAGTGAACTCGTCTGCGTTGACACGCATCAAACGTTCTACGATATTTTAGAGGAGAAAAAACAAGAGGAATATATCGAAGAATATTTTGAACAGCACGCTTTAACTCCCGCAAATTAATCAAAACCCATCAATCGCGGAAGGGATATCTATCGGGATGTCGCTTTTGAGTCAATCAGACAACGAATCCCTAAAATTTTGGAGACAATACGTAATCATCATCCCTCGTTATCGTCATGTAATACATTACCGGGACAGGACGCCTCGAATCCCAGTAATTCCTCAATACCATCATGTGATCCAGTACCGGGACCTGACACTTCGAATGGCTTTAGTGAAATTGCTGAATTAAAAAAGGTATTAAGGAGAATGTTGAAAAGGTATCGCCGGAGATTTGAAAAAGATGAAAAAAGAGCCAAACGTCAATATCCATGGGGTCCAGAAATAAATATGCCTGGCGTTAGTTACGGATTGCCAGAAACCTACAGCCGGGTGTTCAAGCGGGAGCCTAGGGACGCGCATAAAGCTGAGGTTGATTGTATACTGATGCTGGAAATTGCTGTTGAACTCGGCCAAGACTTTGTAGATTGGGTTGATGATGAAACAAATCAGCTTCCTTTCCCTTCATTAACCGAAGAGGTATTACGGGAAGACAGAGAATAGTTTCCTTTTATTAGACAGAACTCCGCAGAAGTACGTATGGGGCTATAAAACAGTCACTTTATGCGGTACATTAGATACCTAAATGCGCAATAATCGTGCTACTTGagattatttaattgtattacagCATAAAGTGCCAGATAAAACCTCAAACATCTGGAGTTCTTCAAATGCTAGAGAAAACGAATTATGCTGATTAATAACTGAAAATTGTCATATCTAGCAATAGACATTGGGCACGGCAAATTGTCATATGAAgagtataaaatttcctacaaaatagatatacaggttGTCCCAAAAATGCcacgtcaaactgacactggaggtaggacaCCCTAAGAGGATCCTTACTAATAGCTCCCGTTGAGCTTATTATggcagaatggtaactacggaacccttcactGAGCAtagcccgacatgctcttggccgatttgttattttgttacgAAGTGGTATTGCTAATTAAggttttaatgataatttagatttaataaCAATTAGAAATTGTATgtcttaataaattaaaagttaaacCTTCAACGAGTCGGCCTGGGAAACTGCTACCATTCAAACAAGATTTTATCATTGTTTCGTGTTCAAATAAAGTTTTAGAATGATTCCTGTACGAGTATAAGATTATTCTTAGGGATCTAGGAGGCCAATCTTTCAATCTTAGATAATACTTGAAGTGAATACATTTagtatattttatcaataaaataatactgtaaagtaaagtaaagattTATTTGTGGAACACAGGTAATACAGTTAAGgtcttatatataaaataataaatagagctCTGTGCTTTGCCTATTggcgtacaaatattaaaaacttaaaatataatggtgatttattatgtaaataataaattatttcagttaAACAAACATACATTATCTACCTATTAGTAATATTACGGCAATAAACATACTGGTAcaactactgtttttttttgtgcctATTTCCTAATATTGTGATGGTTCCTCTGTTCATCGTATGGTTAATCTATTTTCACATGTTAATAGGTATTATTACGTTGATTTGCATAAACTCCTTTGTAATAATGCTATAAATAATCctcataaataaaatgtatttatgatattgattagattagattaaaatGGATGCCACCTTGTCTGCATCGCTTTCAGATAAGATAGGTAGAGTTTTGCTTATTAAGTACATACACTTTAAAATCAATAACTACTAGTGAAGTTACGAGTATAGTGTTTAAATTTCAAACAGTCctctttcggcttatcctttttctattgttaaatgaaaccgcacgtgctacttactagcataaaaaaatggtagggccgttttaaccggttattgaattaccactctatgaagATTGCAATAATATACACGCGCGTCGCTGACCCTACGAGCTTACAGAGATTCAGACATATTGCCGATTACGGCATGAATAGCTATATGTATACAGAgttcggacccgggtatgtccttaaactacgtccaaaagagaggtatgggcactgggAATGTAATCTcactttgtgtggtagggcacagcacagcggatgtcattccagatctagagcagaccacaactggggaagtacctccaccttacagaaaaccgcagccaaatatcactagaccctactcatagtggtgtgttcctgccggtgaaaggttgccagagctcaacgagggtgcggagtgttagggtcggcaacgcgcatgtagctcctctggagttgcaggcgtacataggctacggagactgcttaacatcaggcttatgattgtttgccaccgacgtagtattaaaaaaaaacagagattccgtctgtccgtatgtcacagccattttctttttgtttaacGTTGTTGTTGTAACGTTTGTTTTACATTTGCAGACTTCAGACCGGTGGCTCAGTATTGGCTGGGAAGCTGGCGCTCGAGCGCGGCTGGGCGGTGAACGTGGGCGGGGGCTTCCACCACTGCAGCGGCGACCGCGGCGGCGGCTTCTGTCCCTACGCGGACATCACGCTGCTCATCCGCTTCCTGCTGGACAGCGAGCTGATACAGAACGCCATGATCGTCGACCTGGACGCACATCAGGTGACTCCCTGTAGGTTAGCAGACTGATGTTAGCTACGCTCTTTGCTGTCTTCCATCATTGCAGCGAC
This genomic interval carries:
- the LOC134747099 gene encoding histone deacetylase 11; the protein is MTSLYFDINENQWPLIYDEKYNVSVCGLEKFHVFDAKKWRNIIQYLKDAEFITDECLVKPNEAQKRDLRRVHTKRYLNSLKWSMRVAIIAEVPMVALLPNICVQYAYLRPMRLQTGGSVLAGKLALERGWAVNVGGGFHHCSGDRGGGFCPYADITLLIRFLLDSELIQNAMIVDLDAHQGNGYQHDFLGVPEVYIMDMYNKHIYPRDREAKQAIRRKVELGHRVEDLEYMLKLRQNLKAALKEFTPDILVYNAGTDILDSDPLGNLRISSVGIIKRDEFVFEMCRSHKIPIVMLTSGGYLRKTARIIADSIMNLHRKGLITGNCPVAEDD